Below is a genomic region from Verrucomicrobiales bacterium.
ATCCAGCCGGGCGGCCGCTTCTGCCTCGGCGCGGAAGCGTCGAAGATCGACTTCGCGGGCCAGCTTGCCACCGAGGATCATTTTTAAAGCCACCCGCCGATTCAAACTCACTTGGCGGGCTTCATACACAATGCCCATGCCACCCCGGGCGCGCGGGCGGAGTTCCGCGTAGTCTCCAAAGGAGTCCAGCTTGGGGGCGGGACCAGCGACCAGCGAGTCGAGGTCCAAGCTATCGGCGGAGGAGGTCGCCGGGTCCGGATCACTGGACTCATCCGCGAGCAAGGCGACCACCAGACACCGGGGGCAGAGCCCCTCGGTGGCGCTTTCTGCGATCAGGCGCAGGCATTTAGGACAATGCATGGCAGGCAGCTTTGTCATGACTTGCGGAGTCGGAGGCATCGGCGCACTCGCCCAGTTGTCTTACGACCCTGCGTTCCATAGAGAAAGGTTTGGGCGTCAAAGATTCAGCTCAACGCGGCGAAGAGCTGCCGGATTTCCTCATCCACCTGGTTCGGATCCTCGAGCGTGCTGGCGATCTCCTCCCGAAAGAGCTCGCGGAAGCGCTTCCGCAGGCGGTGGACGATGGACTTGAGCGCTGATTCGGTGATCCCCATGCGCTCGGCGGTCTCCGCGAAGGGTGAGCTGCCCCTTTCCTCCAGGAGGTAGACCTTGAGCTCGTCGAAATACTTGGGCTGATACCGACGCTCCCATTCCTCCCGTAACCGTTTGAGAACCTGCTGGACCACCGTCTCGGCCCAGCGCCGCTCGAACTCCCGTTCGGGTGTTTCGTGGATCGCCGGTTCTACTCCCAGGTGGCCTTCGGCGAGGGCGAGATCGAGGGAGAAGATCTCCTTGCCTCCGCCCCGTTTTTGCCGCTGCGAATGGTTCCACTCGTTGAGCAGAAAGTGATTCAGTGAGGCAAGCAGGAAGGAACGGAACTTGCCCTTGTTGGGATGAACCTCCTGCAGATCACGTCGAGCGAGCAGGCTGGCGAGGAAGCCCTGGATGAGGTCCTGAGATTCGTGGACGTCGTAGCCCTTACGTCGGACGAAAGCATAGAGGGGAGGCCAATAGAGGCGGCAAAGGGTTTCGAGGGCCTCGGAGGATTCCTGACCCTGGCTGTCACCCGCGCGCAGGATCATGCTCCACCGCGTGGTGGCAAACACCGCC
It encodes:
- a CDS encoding sigma-70 family RNA polymerase sigma factor; translated protein: MSERKPSPIESGAGAAVFATTRWSMILRAGDSQGQESSEALETLCRLYWPPLYAFVRRKGYDVHESQDLIQGFLASLLARRDLQEVHPNKGKFRSFLLASLNHFLLNEWNHSQRQKRGGGKEIFSLDLALAEGHLGVEPAIHETPEREFERRWAETVVQQVLKRLREEWERRYQPKYFDELKVYLLEERGSSPFAETAERMGITESALKSIVHRLRKRFRELFREEIASTLEDPNQVDEEIRQLFAALS